One Polyangiaceae bacterium genomic window carries:
- a CDS encoding sigma 54-interacting transcriptional regulator has product MATPFAPSGRLELVIFSCGGEPQRHRLPVVGQVRIGRSRTTNDIVISDASVSANHAVLTVDSRIYIQDLGSLNGTILRKGDKDMDITHTEQAQRLTGEMFVVEPGDRIVLGSVMGMLRKMHLPSNANAGDGGTWPYPPVVRHPATQAVYDEARKVASSSSRACVLLLGETGVGKDVLARAIHAASPRARGAFIPVNCPAIELMFEREMFGHIKGTFTDARVDAKGYLEAADGGTLFLDEIGELQLATQAKLLRMLDDRRVTPLGSTVSRQVNVRVIAATNHSLHDCVARGTFRKDLFYRLRGFELEIPPLRSPPADIVPLAEAFLEDECRAVERPVVPRLSREAISILEGFEFPGNVRDLRNAMMSALAHCSGGVVLPEHLPEEMREYDKTDRMEALPFAVPEQMAEMTVVMPDQVPENASEKERIRWALHQCGGNVTRAAEVLGMSRRKLFYLLKRYPDLPRARPNVVALRANH; this is encoded by the coding sequence ATGGCAACTCCCTTTGCACCATCAGGGCGACTCGAACTGGTCATTTTTTCATGTGGTGGCGAGCCGCAGCGACATCGTTTGCCCGTGGTGGGTCAGGTTCGAATCGGGCGCAGTCGCACAACGAACGACATCGTCATTTCCGATGCCTCGGTATCCGCCAACCACGCCGTGTTGACGGTCGATTCGCGCATTTACATCCAGGACCTCGGTAGTTTGAACGGGACGATCTTACGCAAAGGGGACAAGGACATGGATATCACGCATACGGAACAGGCGCAGCGTTTGACGGGGGAGATGTTTGTCGTGGAACCGGGCGATCGCATCGTACTTGGCTCTGTCATGGGCATGTTACGCAAAATGCATTTGCCTTCGAATGCGAATGCCGGTGACGGGGGAACGTGGCCGTATCCGCCGGTTGTGCGGCATCCGGCGACGCAGGCGGTCTACGACGAGGCACGGAAGGTGGCGTCTTCTTCTTCGCGGGCATGCGTGCTTCTGCTGGGAGAAACCGGTGTGGGCAAAGATGTGCTCGCGCGCGCGATTCATGCGGCTTCGCCGCGGGCGCGAGGGGCGTTCATTCCGGTGAATTGTCCGGCCATCGAGCTCATGTTCGAGCGGGAAATGTTTGGGCACATAAAGGGGACGTTCACGGATGCGAGAGTGGATGCCAAAGGGTATCTAGAGGCAGCAGATGGGGGAACGCTGTTTTTGGACGAGATTGGCGAGCTACAGCTTGCAACGCAAGCGAAGCTCCTCCGAATGCTCGACGATCGGCGCGTCACGCCATTGGGGTCGACGGTATCGCGCCAGGTGAACGTGCGCGTGATTGCAGCAACGAACCATAGCTTGCACGACTGTGTGGCACGCGGGACATTTCGGAAGGACCTCTTTTATCGGTTGCGGGGGTTCGAGCTGGAGATACCGCCCTTGCGATCGCCTCCGGCGGACATCGTGCCGCTTGCCGAAGCGTTTCTCGAGGATGAATGTCGCGCGGTGGAACGGCCGGTGGTGCCGCGTTTGTCGAGGGAAGCGATATCGATTTTGGAAGGTTTTGAATTTCCGGGCAACGTGCGGGATTTACGCAATGCGATGATGTCCGCGCTGGCGCATTGTTCGGGCGGAGTGGTCTTACCCGAGCATTTGCCGGAGGAGATGCGGGAATACGACAAGACGGACAGGATGGAGGCACTGCCGTTTGCGGTGCCCGAGCAGATGGCGGAAATGACGGTTGTGATGCCCGATCAGGTACCGGAGAATGCTTCGGAAAAGGAGCGGATCAGGTGGGCGCTCCATCAATGCGGGGGCAACGTCACCCGAGCGGCGGAGGTGCTCGGCATGAGCAGGCGAAAGCTCTTCTACCTATTGAAGAGGTACCCCGATCTCCCCCGGGCACGACCGAACGTCGTTGCGCTGCGCGCGAACCATTGA
- a CDS encoding IgGFc-binding protein, whose protein sequence is MKAPLRPQSSGACFAAIVANTWATSVHINVAYDGSALDPAAFTYIPSIGANGVVNYVPYDPVAGVPPGQVAILFLSRYSEGGSVIDCPKPAALGIETGFSGTGIGKAFRITTDFPVTAYQMVPFNGGPAAVTSATLLLPTSAWGTNYIAINAYKAIPDPPPPANPIGGYPSLVVLAKENSTKVTLLPKTTVIGGPDVAAASAGMPVTYTLNAGQFLQITQPAELTGSPLESDKPVGVFGASTCMRVPTTQSDCDSAQQQLPPVGALGSEYVAVRHKNRTAMDEQGRWRLVGIVDGTTLTWSPAKPPNAPTSIGFGEVVEFEDPGPLVVRAQDKDHPFYLGAYMTGGSQFGNIGDPEWHNVISPDHYLRRYVFFAEPSFPETSLVVIRSRNKLSKSFAPVNLKCLGELVGWQSAGADYEWVRVDLVTGDFIPVGGCSHGTHEMWSDGPFGVTIWGWGTTQMTLRNSYSLSAGIGYRLMNQ, encoded by the coding sequence ATGAAGGCACCGCTCCGACCGCAATCCTCTGGTGCATGTTTCGCAGCCATTGTCGCAAACACGTGGGCCACGTCGGTGCACATCAACGTTGCGTATGACGGCAGCGCCCTTGATCCAGCGGCGTTTACGTACATCCCGTCCATCGGCGCCAACGGTGTCGTCAACTACGTGCCCTACGATCCCGTGGCCGGCGTGCCGCCGGGTCAAGTCGCCATCCTGTTCCTATCCAGGTACTCGGAAGGCGGCAGCGTGATCGATTGCCCCAAACCCGCCGCCCTGGGTATCGAGACGGGTTTTTCCGGTACAGGCATTGGCAAAGCGTTCCGCATCACGACCGATTTTCCCGTCACCGCCTACCAGATGGTGCCCTTCAACGGCGGTCCTGCCGCCGTCACGTCAGCCACGTTGCTCCTGCCCACGAGTGCTTGGGGCACCAACTACATTGCTATCAACGCGTACAAAGCCATCCCCGATCCGCCTCCGCCGGCAAATCCCATCGGTGGCTATCCATCGCTCGTCGTTCTGGCGAAGGAAAACTCGACCAAGGTAACGCTCTTGCCGAAGACTACCGTCATCGGTGGCCCAGATGTCGCCGCGGCTTCGGCGGGCATGCCCGTAACGTACACGTTGAACGCAGGTCAGTTCCTGCAAATCACGCAACCCGCAGAGCTCACGGGCAGCCCGCTGGAGTCGGACAAACCCGTCGGCGTCTTCGGTGCTTCAACGTGCATGCGTGTTCCGACAACGCAGTCCGACTGCGATTCGGCCCAGCAACAGCTTCCGCCCGTTGGCGCGCTCGGCAGCGAATACGTGGCCGTTCGTCACAAGAACCGCACGGCAATGGACGAACAAGGGCGCTGGCGTTTGGTGGGCATCGTGGACGGTACCACGCTTACGTGGTCTCCCGCGAAACCCCCCAACGCGCCGACGTCGATTGGCTTTGGCGAAGTGGTGGAGTTCGAGGATCCGGGGCCGCTTGTCGTTCGAGCCCAGGACAAGGATCACCCATTTTACCTCGGGGCGTACATGACGGGTGGATCGCAGTTCGGCAACATAGGTGATCCAGAATGGCATAACGTCATTTCACCGGATCATTATTTGCGAAGGTACGTCTTCTTTGCCGAGCCGTCGTTTCCAGAAACAAGTCTGGTCGTCATTCGATCCAGGAACAAGTTGTCCAAGTCTTTCGCGCCAGTAAATCTGAAATGCCTCGGGGAGCTCGTAGGTTGGCAATCGGCTGGAGCCGATTACGAATGGGTCAGAGTCGACCTCGTTACCGGTGATTTCATACCGGTAGGCGGATGCTCTCATGGAACGCATGAGATGTGGAGCGACGGGCCATTTGGAGTTACCATTTGGGGTTGGGGCACGACTCAGATGACATTGCGAAATTCGTATTCGCTCTCTGCGGGTATTGGCTACCGGCTAATGAACCAATAA
- a CDS encoding tetratricopeptide repeat protein, with protein MNARFSTLAITPILWSVLTASPVARASVSLAEALFHQGIELMESGRYDEACPKLEQSLAGERRSVTILALADCNTKRGRLTAAIKGYEEYLHEYEKFSSEKQKAHEGYAKEARVQRDVLLLDVAAIVLVAPPGNSTNFEATVDGVKIGNNSLGLPFVVDPGDHTVILRAPGVAAKEIHLHLKKGQSERISVALLNSAASASTRIVPEKQYYWDPPPTLPPNHGLRTGGFLALGVGTSGLVVGTVALVLAVSAKNESNQYCRNAPTGIMTYCQTQTAVDTGNHARASANAATFGFGVAIAGAVVGGSLLIINKYGKQQKPDPLNVLTARIRGSADGIGISVEGAW; from the coding sequence ATGAACGCACGTTTCTCGACTCTTGCCATCACACCCATCCTTTGGTCTGTCTTGACCGCGTCTCCAGTTGCAAGGGCATCGGTGAGCTTAGCGGAGGCGCTGTTCCATCAAGGCATTGAACTCATGGAAAGCGGTCGTTATGACGAAGCATGCCCGAAACTCGAGCAAAGCCTTGCAGGTGAACGCCGATCGGTAACGATTCTCGCGCTAGCAGATTGTAATACCAAACGGGGACGACTTACAGCAGCCATCAAAGGTTACGAAGAATATTTGCATGAATACGAGAAGTTCTCGAGCGAAAAACAAAAAGCACACGAAGGATATGCAAAAGAGGCGCGAGTTCAACGCGATGTATTGTTGCTGGACGTTGCCGCCATCGTCTTGGTAGCGCCCCCGGGCAACTCGACAAATTTCGAGGCAACCGTCGACGGCGTCAAGATTGGCAACAATTCTTTGGGGCTGCCCTTCGTTGTTGATCCTGGAGATCATACGGTCATCCTGAGAGCGCCAGGAGTGGCGGCCAAGGAAATCCATTTGCATCTAAAGAAGGGGCAATCCGAGCGCATTTCTGTTGCGCTTCTAAATTCGGCAGCCTCTGCAAGTACGCGTATCGTTCCCGAAAAACAGTATTATTGGGATCCGCCGCCGACGCTACCGCCAAATCATGGCCTGCGTACTGGCGGATTCCTTGCGCTTGGAGTGGGCACTTCGGGTCTGGTTGTCGGTACCGTGGCGCTCGTATTGGCAGTGTCAGCCAAGAATGAGTCGAACCAATATTGCAGAAATGCCCCAACGGGAATTATGACGTACTGCCAGACCCAAACGGCCGTCGACACAGGGAATCACGCTCGAGCAAGTGCAAATGCTGCAACATTTGGTTTCGGCGTGGCGATCGCAGGTGCTGTGGTTGGGGGAAGCCTGCTGATCATCAATAAATACGGCAAGCAGCAAAAACCCGACCCGCTCAACGTTCTGACCGCAAGAATTCGCGGTTCTGCTGACGGCATCGGTATTTCGGTGGAAGGAGCATGGTGA
- a CDS encoding protein kinase has translation MKMQSSDYAPPPEEGLFRNRHDPIPRGTKLLGKYTVERTLGQGGMGIVVAARHDTLGELVAIKFLLPAGMTNPQAVERFVREARASARLKGEHVVRVHDVDKLETGEPYMLMEYLEGEDLKAILRKRGPLPLGDAVEYFLQACRGVAEAHARHVVHRDLKPANLFLTTTADGAPRVKVFDFGIARIVDPDEAAMTNKGDMVGSVPYMSPEQLLSSRTADWRTDIWSLGVVLYELLTTKRPFDGNNPSDFIGNILNAEPVPLSAWRTDVPPALEAVILWCLRKDRHERYQSADDLATALREALGLPPPMRAPLPSHTESRGVQDLPMAPPPIVHEPPMPPPARVEQTQGTAAGMSITGQPPLSLRTKRTKLAFAGGGAMVTSAAVVTLVLALRGPHAEQTTVNASAVPAVSAMKVEVQPLNWSGKDAGNVANEGFARAEIGTRGPEVGKFNKTVSQPNQSVKPISSIVVAGPSMPSSSKSSNPSATANSKSVTPLAPAPGIETKVVPKTSSKPYDWARDR, from the coding sequence GTGAAAATGCAAAGCTCCGATTATGCACCGCCTCCGGAAGAGGGGCTCTTTCGTAATCGCCACGATCCGATCCCGCGCGGAACCAAGTTGCTCGGGAAATACACCGTGGAGCGCACGCTTGGTCAGGGCGGGATGGGAATCGTCGTTGCGGCGAGGCACGACACGCTCGGTGAATTGGTCGCGATCAAGTTTCTCTTGCCCGCCGGAATGACGAATCCTCAAGCCGTCGAGCGCTTCGTTCGTGAGGCCCGGGCGTCGGCACGATTGAAGGGCGAGCACGTCGTACGCGTCCACGACGTTGACAAATTGGAAACGGGCGAGCCGTACATGCTCATGGAGTACCTCGAGGGGGAGGATCTCAAAGCGATTCTGCGCAAGAGAGGCCCGCTACCACTTGGCGACGCGGTTGAATATTTTCTGCAAGCATGCAGGGGGGTTGCCGAGGCGCATGCAAGGCATGTCGTGCATCGGGATCTCAAGCCCGCGAATCTATTTTTGACGACGACCGCCGATGGCGCGCCGCGCGTCAAGGTGTTCGATTTTGGCATTGCGAGGATCGTCGATCCGGACGAGGCAGCGATGACGAACAAGGGCGACATGGTGGGATCGGTTCCGTACATGTCGCCCGAGCAGCTCTTGAGCTCGAGAACCGCGGATTGGCGGACGGACATTTGGTCACTTGGCGTGGTTCTGTACGAGCTTTTGACGACGAAGCGGCCATTCGACGGGAACAACCCTAGCGATTTCATTGGGAACATTTTGAATGCCGAGCCCGTGCCTTTGAGCGCATGGCGCACCGATGTACCTCCGGCGCTGGAGGCGGTCATTCTGTGGTGTCTGCGCAAGGATCGGCATGAGCGGTATCAATCTGCGGACGATTTGGCGACGGCGTTGCGCGAAGCATTGGGTTTGCCTCCGCCGATGCGTGCACCGCTGCCATCGCATACGGAGTCGCGCGGGGTGCAGGATCTGCCTATGGCACCGCCGCCCATCGTGCACGAGCCGCCGATGCCGCCGCCGGCAAGAGTCGAGCAAACGCAGGGAACTGCTGCGGGGATGAGCATTACGGGGCAGCCACCGCTGTCATTGCGCACAAAGCGTACGAAGTTGGCATTCGCAGGGGGCGGGGCCATGGTGACATCGGCCGCCGTGGTGACGTTGGTATTGGCATTGCGAGGCCCGCACGCGGAGCAGACGACGGTGAATGCGAGCGCGGTGCCGGCAGTGTCCGCCATGAAGGTCGAAGTGCAGCCGCTAAACTGGTCCGGCAAGGATGCGGGGAATGTGGCAAACGAAGGGTTTGCAAGAGCGGAGATAGGCACGCGAGGTCCTGAAGTCGGCAAGTTCAATAAAACGGTCTCTCAACCGAATCAGAGCGTCAAGCCCATCTCGAGCATCGTTGTCGCTGGTCCGTCAATGCCGTCATCCAGCAAATCTTCCAATCCATCCGCAACAGCCAATTCGAAAAGCGTCACGCCCCTTGCTCCCGCACCAGGAATCGAGACGAAAGTAGTTCCCAAGACGTCTTCCAAACCCTACGACTGGGCCCGGGATCGTTGA